Proteins found in one Tamandua tetradactyla isolate mTamTet1 chromosome 1, mTamTet1.pri, whole genome shotgun sequence genomic segment:
- the SIRPB2 gene encoding signal-regulatory protein beta-2, whose protein sequence is MPGPTRLAHSPPCFLLLVPVLVPVLSGASEQTNESEWRVLQPEGPMLVAEGETLLLRCTVVSSWTDDMIKWVKVSHQGEQKIYNFKHSSFPRVVPMMERTLEPFNWDYSIHIHNVTREDAGTYYCVKSDGLSKHSEKKLGEGTSVLVKGAGDPALWIIQPQELVSVTTGDDVFLNCTVLGDYSPGPIRWFRGSGLNREAIYNFGGLSRPNVTAIRTSNSDFSILLQYVSTEDTGTYYCVKFLWRFNRQHLSGQGTRLRVKAKSSSSQEGEFPDASPTRSSPSGLLSILGFVILGLKAVCLSALLMLLAAARRAGKKTARPQTQENHENHSTGQLSGPRGQPWSGD, encoded by the exons GAGCCTCTGAACAAACGAATGAGAGTGAATGGCGTGTACTACAACCTGAGGGCCCCATGCTGGTGGCAGAAGGTGAGACACTCCTACTGAGATGTACAGTGGTCAGTTCCTGGACTGACGATATGATAAAATGGGTCAAGGTGAGCCATCAAGGTGAACAGAAAATTTACAACTTCAAACACAGCTCCTTCCCCCGTGTGGTACCTATGATGGAGCGGACATTGGAGCCATTTAATTGGGATTATTCCATCCATATCCACAACGTCACCAGGGAGGATGCTGGAACCTACTACTGTGTGAAGAGTGATGGCTTGAGTAAGCACTCAGAAAAGAAGCTTGGTGAGGGGACCTCAGTCCTGGTGAAGG GAGCTGGGGATCCAGCCCTCTGGATCATCCAACCCCAGGAGTTGGTGTCAGTGACCACTGGAGATGACGTCTTCCTGAACTGCACAGTACTTGGAGATTATTCCCCCGGACCCATCAGGTGGTTCCGGGGGTCTGGTCTGAATCGAGAGGCCATTTACAATTTTGGAGGCCTCTCCCGCCCTAACGTGACAGCGATCCGGACCTCCAACAGCGACTTCAGCATTCTCCTACAATATGTCTCCACTGAGGATACAGGAACCTACTACTGTGTAAAGTTTCTGTGGAGATTCAACAGACAACATCTGTCTGGCCAAGGTACCAGGCTGAGAGTGAAAG CAAAATCCAGCTCTTCCCAAGAGGGAGAATTTCCTGATGCTTCTCCAACCAGGAGCTCTCCGTCAG GCCTTCTGTCCATACTCGGATTTGTGATCCTGGGTCTGAAGGCAGTGTGCCTGTCTGCACTCCTGATGCTCCTGGCTGCCGCAAGAAGAGCTGGCAAGAAAACTGCAAGACCCCAGACCCAGGAGAACCATGAGAATCACAGCACGGGGCAACTGTCAGGACCGAGGGGTCAGCCCTGGAGTGGGGATTGA